Proteins found in one Quercus robur chromosome 2, dhQueRobu3.1, whole genome shotgun sequence genomic segment:
- the LOC126706712 gene encoding late embryogenesis abundant protein 2-like, with protein sequence MDTQNASYQTGQVKGQTQEKASNMADKASNAAQSAKESCQEAGQQVKAKAQGACDAVKNAVGGNK encoded by the exons ATGGACACCCAGAACGCGAGTTACCAAACTGGCCAGGTCAAGGGCCAAACTCAG gAAAAGGCAAGCAACATGGCAGACAAGGCGAGCAATGCTGCCCAATCTGCCAAGGAATCATGCCAAGAG GCTGGTCAGCAGGTGAAGGCTAAGGCACAAGGGGCTTGTGATGCTGTTAAGAATGCAGTTGGAGGAAACAAATGA